A genomic window from Paenibacillus sp. FSL K6-0276 includes:
- a CDS encoding amidohydrolase family protein has translation MIIDAHQHYWILDRGDYGWLTPASGPILFRDYMPDLLKDELHHNGVQGTIVVQAAPTMEETSFLLDLCDKEETLIGVVGWLDINASDFEKHYLRFRSHPRFVGIRPNFPDLADGEWRHHKQLIHNLSILAEDDCAVELLIRPPALAGMAKLLEHVPNLSAVVDHLGKPDLSGKNYQLWADGMRSIAKFQRTSCKVSGLMTEGSFGDRKPAQVIQPYIQHVIKVFGSSRLMFGSDWPICLQAGSYKEMKSMIEEALSIFLSADEIRHIFGHNAARIYDLQ, from the coding sequence ATGATAATAGACGCACATCAGCACTACTGGATACTGGATCGGGGGGATTATGGTTGGTTGACTCCAGCCTCTGGCCCCATACTATTTCGGGACTATATGCCGGACCTGTTAAAAGATGAATTGCACCATAACGGTGTTCAGGGGACGATTGTGGTACAAGCGGCGCCGACGATGGAAGAGACTTCATTTCTCCTTGATTTGTGCGACAAAGAGGAAACCTTGATTGGCGTAGTGGGATGGCTTGATATCAACGCTTCAGATTTTGAAAAGCATTATCTTCGTTTTCGAAGCCATCCGCGTTTCGTGGGGATTCGTCCAAATTTTCCAGATTTAGCAGATGGAGAGTGGAGACATCACAAGCAGCTCATACATAATTTATCAATACTTGCTGAGGATGATTGTGCTGTTGAATTGTTAATTCGTCCACCTGCCCTGGCAGGGATGGCAAAGCTATTGGAGCATGTGCCTAACCTGTCAGCTGTTGTCGATCATCTGGGCAAGCCGGATTTGTCCGGGAAGAATTATCAACTATGGGCGGACGGAATGCGCTCCATTGCGAAATTTCAACGTACCTCTTGCAAAGTGTCTGGATTGATGACGGAGGGGTCATTTGGAGATAGGAAGCCTGCCCAAGTGATACAGCCTTATATTCAGCATGTTATTAAGGTGTTCGGTTCTTCCCGATTGATGTTTGGCAGCGACTGGCCGATTTGTTTGCAGGCCGGCAGTTATAAGGAAATGAAGTCCATGATCGAGGAGGCGTTGTCCATTTTCTTGTCTGCTGACGAAATCCGTCATATTTTTGGCCATAATGCAGCTAGGATATATGATTTACAATAG
- a CDS encoding LuxR C-terminal-related transcriptional regulator — MKGNEHHSKFLLTHREREVFELLVQDKTTRDIAGLLFISEKTVRNHISNVMQKLNVKGRSQAVVELIKLGELKI; from the coding sequence TTGAAGGGGAACGAACACCACAGCAAATTTCTGTTGACTCATCGTGAGCGCGAAGTTTTTGAGCTTCTCGTGCAGGACAAAACGACTCGTGATATCGCTGGTTTGTTATTTATCAGCGAAAAAACAGTTCGGAACCACATCTCCAATGTAATGCAAAAATTAAACGTTAAAGGCCGTTCACAAGCGGTTGTCGAGCTGATTAAGCTTGGGGAGCTGAAAATATAG
- the efeO gene encoding iron uptake system protein EfeO, translating into MRFTYAVPAGLLAASILFTGCASNNNDSNTSNNNSTNAANSTAATNTAAATTADFTSAVDQYRTYVIEQCDEFVKQTENFTNAVKEAKIEEAKALYAPARMYYERIEPIAEALGDLDPNIDARENDVEAAEWRGFHKLEKALWQDNTTKDMTEFADQLLKDAQLLRAKVEIVEIDANLLVTGAVELLNEVSSSKVTGEEERYSHTDLYDFVANVEGAQKIYELLKPELAKKDAELEKTIGERFAALQAELAPFKSGDGYVSYEELKEEDVRKLSQNLDALAEPLSNMGTILGV; encoded by the coding sequence ATGAGATTCACATATGCTGTGCCTGCAGGTTTGCTTGCAGCCTCCATACTATTTACCGGATGTGCCAGTAACAACAATGACAGCAACACTAGCAACAATAATTCTACTAATGCTGCTAACAGCACCGCAGCAACGAATACTGCTGCAGCAACCACTGCCGACTTCACATCAGCTGTTGATCAATATCGTACATATGTCATCGAGCAATGTGATGAATTTGTAAAGCAAACAGAGAATTTCACAAACGCAGTTAAAGAAGCAAAGATTGAAGAAGCGAAGGCACTCTACGCCCCAGCTCGTATGTATTACGAACGGATTGAGCCGATTGCAGAAGCCCTTGGTGATTTGGATCCGAATATTGATGCTCGCGAGAATGATGTAGAAGCGGCTGAATGGCGTGGCTTCCACAAGCTCGAGAAAGCGCTCTGGCAGGACAATACAACCAAAGATATGACTGAATTTGCAGACCAATTGCTGAAAGATGCGCAGCTGTTGCGTGCAAAAGTGGAGATCGTAGAGATCGATGCCAATCTGCTTGTTACTGGTGCTGTAGAACTTCTTAATGAGGTTTCTTCTTCCAAAGTAACAGGTGAGGAAGAACGTTACTCCCACACGGATCTGTATGATTTCGTCGCTAATGTTGAAGGCGCCCAAAAGATATACGAGCTGTTAAAGCCAGAACTGGCTAAAAAAGATGCAGAGCTGGAAAAAACGATTGGTGAACGGTTCGCAGCCTTGCAAGCTGAGCTGGCCCCTTTCAAATCTGGAGATGGATATGTTTCCTATGAAGAACTGAAAGAAGAAGACGTGCGTAAATTAAGTCAGAATTTAGACGCATTAGCTGAGCCATTGTCCAATATGGGAACTATTCTAGGAGTGTGA
- the efeB gene encoding iron uptake transporter deferrochelatase/peroxidase subunit, giving the protein MKKQNRFTGLPANADSTPLNEDTKSNHILDKKLSRRDMLRLTGATSLGLLLGGGGVGGIMATRNTAAEPTIASDGDSIPFYGSHQAGILTPAQNFIYFAAFDLTTTKLADVKKLMQAWTTAAASLTTGSLIGDVNDNPNLPPSDTGEVDGLNPSRCTLTFGIGPSFFDNRFGLSSKRPTLLADLPAFTGDNLDPKWCGGDICVQACADDLQVAFHAIRNLARIARGTAVLRWTQEGFQRTGAADPKGATPRNLLGFKDGTGNPDTTNEAEMNNVVWNSSSDGPSWMSGGTYMAVRRVRFRIEVWDRSSLSDQEATFGRYRHNGAPIGAKDEFDDLNLKAADASGKPVIPPDSHSALAHGDGTVKMLRRSYSISSGLDIATGQLDAGLLFISFQRDLMKQFVAIQQRLSKSDRLNEYMTHTGSAVFACFPGIRKGGYIGEALLG; this is encoded by the coding sequence ATGAAGAAGCAAAATAGATTCACCGGTTTACCAGCTAATGCTGATAGTACCCCTCTCAATGAGGATACAAAGAGCAATCATATATTAGATAAAAAGCTAAGCCGCCGCGATATGCTGCGGCTTACTGGCGCCACTAGCCTTGGTTTGCTATTAGGTGGTGGAGGTGTGGGCGGAATTATGGCTACGCGAAATACTGCAGCTGAGCCAACGATAGCCTCCGATGGTGACTCCATTCCTTTCTACGGGAGTCATCAGGCCGGAATTCTAACACCTGCGCAGAATTTTATTTACTTCGCAGCTTTTGATCTCACCACAACGAAGCTAGCTGATGTAAAAAAGCTAATGCAGGCATGGACAACTGCCGCGGCTTCTCTTACTACTGGCAGCCTCATTGGCGACGTCAATGACAATCCTAATCTCCCACCCTCCGATACAGGTGAAGTGGATGGTTTAAACCCTTCACGCTGTACGCTCACCTTTGGTATCGGACCTTCTTTTTTTGACAACAGATTCGGTTTATCTTCCAAACGTCCAACCCTATTAGCCGATCTTCCTGCATTTACAGGAGACAACCTAGATCCAAAGTGGTGTGGTGGAGATATTTGTGTCCAGGCCTGTGCTGATGATCTGCAGGTGGCCTTCCATGCCATCCGAAATCTGGCACGTATCGCCCGTGGTACAGCCGTTCTACGCTGGACACAGGAAGGCTTCCAACGCACAGGTGCAGCAGATCCTAAAGGAGCAACGCCGCGTAATCTTCTGGGTTTCAAAGATGGTACGGGAAATCCCGATACTACAAATGAAGCGGAAATGAACAACGTCGTCTGGAACAGTAGTAGCGACGGTCCTTCATGGATGAGCGGCGGCACTTATATGGCAGTTCGCCGTGTACGTTTTCGAATTGAGGTCTGGGACCGTTCCTCTCTAAGCGATCAAGAAGCCACCTTCGGCCGTTATCGACATAACGGAGCACCTATCGGTGCAAAGGATGAATTCGATGATCTGAATCTTAAAGCGGCTGATGCTTCCGGGAAGCCCGTCATCCCGCCGGATTCACATTCAGCCTTAGCGCATGGTGACGGCACAGTCAAAATGCTGCGTCGCTCCTACTCCATTTCCAGCGGATTAGATATCGCAACAGGTCAACTCGATGCAGGGTTATTATTCATCAGTTTTCAACGGGATTTAATGAAGCAATTTGTTGCGATCCAGCAGCGCCTCTCCAAAAGTGATCGGCTAAACGAATATATGACTCATACAGGCAGCGCGGTATTTGCCTGCTTCCCAGGCATCCGCAAAGGCGGTTACATCGGGGAAGCACTTTTAGGCTAA
- a CDS encoding FTR1 family protein, whose protein sequence is MYSLNKRLLSKAAVLILFSIICILMLSNPARAEGDGSVDELLPPVGSALVEAGQSRWDAAAADVEAFAALWRTTNANTPDPALAGPAAAVDAALADAAAALAAGDSAPAKTALSTLARSVDAYVTAASGTDGGDTGAAGRETAAKLLPAAERTRDAARSADWSAAAVAYRDIVSGWKPAERNIRADNSAVYSLLETKISLLRIALQAEPLREESAKSEAEALYQLLADYSEGKAIDAGDASSKPASIEGLISYLNKASSTAKAGNSAEAANIMEQFIVTWPSAEGQVQIASPAVYTNIENESAAVTGYLLSNPPKLDQALKIMDNMVTELTPLAGETTYNAWDAALILLREGLEAILVLSALLAYLKRDGNAKAQKWIWSGAAVGLVASIGLAVLLTYTISRAAAGGAREMIEGITGLVAVIMMLTIGRWLHSKSNTANWNNYVGRQVDGALAKGNLWSLSSVAALAILREGAETTIFYVGMAPSIKLSQLLLGIGSALIILGIVGYAIIALSAKLPIAAFFRTATLLIYYLVFRFLGESIHSLQVAGKLPAHVQDGLPSISWLGMYPTWETLLPQLLVLAFIVWEMLRNRAPRASRAA, encoded by the coding sequence ATGTACTCTCTTAATAAACGGCTGCTATCGAAGGCAGCCGTACTGATTCTGTTTAGCATCATATGTATACTGATGCTATCTAACCCGGCGAGGGCGGAGGGTGATGGCTCGGTCGATGAGCTCCTGCCGCCTGTCGGCAGCGCGCTCGTCGAAGCCGGCCAGAGCCGCTGGGACGCGGCCGCCGCCGATGTAGAAGCGTTCGCTGCGCTATGGCGCACCACGAACGCGAACACGCCGGACCCGGCACTCGCCGGTCCGGCTGCCGCCGTTGACGCCGCGCTTGCAGACGCGGCGGCGGCCCTTGCGGCGGGCGATAGTGCGCCCGCCAAGACCGCACTGTCCACGCTCGCAAGAAGCGTGGACGCGTATGTCACCGCCGCCTCCGGCACGGACGGCGGTGACACTGGAGCCGCCGGCCGCGAGACGGCGGCGAAGCTGTTACCCGCGGCGGAACGCACGCGGGATGCGGCGCGCAGCGCCGACTGGAGCGCGGCAGCGGTAGCGTACCGCGACATCGTCAGCGGATGGAAGCCGGCAGAGCGCAACATCCGGGCCGACAATTCCGCCGTCTACAGCTTGCTGGAGACGAAGATAAGCCTGCTGCGCATCGCGCTGCAGGCAGAACCGCTCCGCGAAGAGTCGGCGAAATCAGAAGCAGAAGCCTTGTATCAGCTGCTTGCCGATTACAGTGAAGGCAAAGCAATTGATGCTGGAGATGCTTCCAGTAAGCCAGCATCTATAGAAGGACTGATCAGCTACCTGAACAAAGCTTCTTCCACCGCAAAAGCAGGCAACAGTGCCGAAGCGGCTAATATCATGGAGCAGTTCATCGTGACCTGGCCATCTGCTGAAGGACAGGTACAGATCGCTTCTCCGGCGGTCTATACCAATATCGAAAACGAGAGTGCAGCGGTCACTGGCTATCTGCTCTCTAATCCACCTAAGCTAGATCAAGCCTTAAAGATTATGGATAATATGGTCACTGAGCTGACTCCCTTGGCTGGTGAGACCACCTATAATGCTTGGGATGCAGCGCTAATTCTTCTGCGTGAAGGACTGGAGGCAATCCTCGTATTGTCTGCCCTTCTTGCCTACCTGAAGCGCGATGGCAACGCAAAAGCACAGAAATGGATTTGGTCTGGCGCAGCTGTAGGACTTGTAGCGAGTATCGGATTAGCCGTTCTGCTCACTTATACCATTTCCCGCGCAGCAGCCGGCGGAGCACGTGAGATGATTGAAGGCATCACTGGCCTTGTTGCCGTAATTATGATGCTTACGATTGGACGCTGGCTGCATAGCAAATCAAATACTGCAAATTGGAACAACTATGTTGGACGGCAAGTGGATGGAGCATTAGCCAAGGGTAATCTCTGGTCATTGTCTTCCGTAGCAGCGCTTGCGATTTTACGTGAAGGTGCAGAAACCACTATTTTTTATGTAGGGATGGCCCCTTCAATCAAACTGTCTCAATTGCTGCTAGGTATCGGAAGTGCTTTAATTATTCTAGGCATTGTAGGATACGCAATTATTGCCTTAAGTGCAAAATTGCCGATTGCCGCCTTCTTCCGTACGGCTACACTTCTTATTTATTATCTAGTGTTCCGCTTTCTAGGGGAGAGCATTCACTCCCTTCAGGTCGCTGGGAAACTTCCCGCACATGTACAAGATGGCTTGCCTTCTATAAGCTGGCTCGGGATGTATCCGACTTGGGAAACTTTGCTTCCACAGCTACTTGTCCTCGCGTTTATTGTGTGGGAGATGTTACGCAATAGAGCACCAAGAGCTTCACGAGCGGCATAA
- a CDS encoding LacI family DNA-binding transcriptional regulator, which yields MANIKEIARMAGVSVTTVSRVLNNHPYVSEDKRTAVLNTIEKLNYTRNMNAVHLITGRTQAIAVIIPNINLFYFSVIIEGLAQEALLAQYRLILCQTDYRPEEELKVLEMLRNKEIDGVVIVSTRMNSEVIEEYTAYGPIVICQDRGERRFSSVYIEHYSAFRSGLQYLSDKGYRQIGYCEGRQHGSSSSIRQIAFSDFLAATGQPFHEEWMMYDCMNEEDGGRILHQLLKMKKRPNALIITGDHVAAGLIIEAWKNGIRIPEDLAVIGFDDQPIGRTLGLTTIDNQLPEMGATAFRIIYDQIQNNDGQPVHRKLEYRIIERSSV from the coding sequence ATGGCTAATATAAAAGAAATCGCCCGTATGGCTGGTGTTTCCGTGACAACGGTCTCGCGAGTACTTAATAATCATCCTTATGTAAGTGAAGACAAAAGAACCGCTGTCCTAAATACGATTGAAAAATTAAACTACACGCGTAATATGAACGCCGTGCATCTAATTACCGGCCGTACCCAAGCTATTGCGGTTATTATCCCTAATATCAATCTTTTTTATTTCTCTGTAATTATTGAAGGCTTGGCCCAAGAAGCGCTGCTAGCGCAATACCGGCTGATTCTGTGCCAGACCGATTATCGTCCTGAAGAAGAGCTCAAGGTGCTGGAGATGCTGCGCAACAAAGAAATTGACGGCGTAGTAATTGTATCTACGAGAATGAACTCAGAAGTCATAGAAGAATATACAGCATATGGCCCGATAGTAATCTGCCAAGATAGAGGCGAACGCCGCTTCTCTTCTGTGTATATTGAGCATTATTCCGCTTTTCGCTCCGGCCTGCAGTACTTGAGTGATAAGGGGTACCGACAGATCGGTTACTGTGAAGGCAGACAGCATGGCAGCAGTAGTTCCATCCGGCAAATTGCCTTTAGTGACTTTCTAGCCGCTACAGGACAGCCTTTTCATGAAGAATGGATGATGTATGACTGTATGAATGAAGAGGATGGTGGGCGTATACTGCACCAACTGCTGAAAATGAAGAAGCGGCCCAATGCCCTGATTATAACAGGCGATCATGTGGCAGCTGGTCTAATCATCGAAGCGTGGAAGAACGGTATCCGCATTCCTGAGGATCTGGCGGTCATCGGATTTGACGACCAGCCGATCGGGCGAACTTTGGGTCTCACCACCATAGATAACCAGTTGCCCGAAATGGGCGCTACAGCTTTTCGGATCATCTATGATCAGATCCAGAATAATGATGGAC